Part of the Virgibacillus necropolis genome, GCAAAACACCCACACTGCACCGCTCTGCTTATGTGCTTGTCGTGTCTTTCAAGGCGCTTGCGCTTTTCTTATAGGTTAAATCTTTTTATTTGTTCTAATTGATTTTCACTCATCAATATTTCCTTTTGTTTTTCGCCAAATAGATCAAAATGCGGGAAGTCTTTATCTAAATGAATCCAACTTGCTTGTAATTGATAAGACTCTCCCCACTTTATTAATTTATCTAAATTACTACACCCTACTTTTGTTACTGTGTAACATCCTGGAAATCGCTTGTCTTGCCAATAATGAGTTAAAAAAGAAACTTCCCCGTTTTTCACATTGTTTTTCCATAGGTGTAAATCTTCTCGCTTCAGACCAAAAGCCATACTTATACCCCTTCAATTTCTCTTTTATATGCATTATGCCAATCTGGAAATGCTCGTTTTAGTGATAACGGGCGGAAACTTTCTTTTTTAACAATAACATGTTTCGTCGTTCCTGTTATTGCCACATCATTTTCCCCATTTAAAATGCGGTAACCGTAAACAGATCGCAATCCATCATAGTGCTTAAGCCAAGTTTCAACCGTCGCCTTTTCGCCATAACGAATTGGCTTTTTAAACGATATTTGTGCATCAACAATAGGTGATACAACATTACTTTTTTCCATATCGGCATAATTAAAACCTAGGTATTCGATAAATTTAGTACGACCTATTTCAAACCATACTAGGTAATTTGCGTGGTACACAACTCCCATTTGGTCTGTTTCTTGATACCTTACGTCTATTTCTGTCTTTACTATACTCAAAACTTTTCCTCCTATTACCAATCTACACTATAGCTAGTTTAGCACAATCGTCTATTTTTCATGAAATAAATGAATTTAAAAGGCACTTCCATAAATATGGAAATGCCTTTTAGTCAAGCTTCTTTATTTTCATTTAGTTGTTGGTATTTCAGTTCAAATTTTGACTCTATTTTTTCAAGAACTGATTGGTCTTGCATAATTTCTTTTCTGTTTTCACTCACTAGCTCATTATAGGAAAGCCTTCTTTTTAAAGAAATTGAAATCCACTCCTTTTTAAAGAAGTATTCCCAAATAATTGAAAACTTATAAACCTAACTCAATTTTTCTAACATTTCCTTCATAAAATCAAAAGTCATTGGTCCAATCTTTCTTGGTTGCTGCACAACACCGTCAGTTCCAATAAAATATGTGGTTGGAAGGCCAAATGCCATATATTCTTCTGTAACTTTTAATTCTTTATCTAATAATATCGGATAAGTATACTTAAAATTATCACTGAAGTCTCGAACTGCTTTCAAACTATTTTCCTGACCAGTTACATTTACCGCTAGAATTTCAACTTCATCTGAGTGTTGTTCATAAAACTTTTGCATTTCAGGCATTTCTTTCTTACATGGTGGACACCAAGTAGCCCAAAAGTTTATAAATACCTTTTTCCCCTGTAAATC contains:
- a CDS encoding TlpA family protein disulfide reductase, with product MIKKVLAGATLMLLTGLLIINITGNSEKNTGKNEIDVTGDTSVEGVAISSSTKSGLEVGMQAPNFELETLSGETVKLSDLQGKKVFINFWATWCPPCKKEMPEMQKFYEQHSDEVEILAVNVTGQENSLKAVRDFSDNFKYTYPILLDKELKVTEEYMAFGLPTTYFIGTDGVVQQPRKIGPMTFDFMKEMLEKLS
- a CDS encoding acyl-CoA thioesterase, with the protein product MGVVYHANYLVWFEIGRTKFIEYLGFNYADMEKSNVVSPIVDAQISFKKPIRYGEKATVETWLKHYDGLRSVYGYRILNGENDVAITGTTKHVIVKKESFRPLSLKRAFPDWHNAYKREIEGV